A genomic region of Denticeps clupeoides chromosome 17, fDenClu1.1, whole genome shotgun sequence contains the following coding sequences:
- the setd6 gene encoding N-lysine methyltransferase setd6 isoform X1: MATDPKRPKLGEVCGSDAPLANFLSWCERVGLTLSPKVYVSRRDTVAEYGMLAKEDIGEGEVLFTIPRDVLLSQDTSKVKSVLEQGKTSLENASGWVSLLLALMYEYTRPHSHWRPYLSLWPDFKALDHPMFWSREERESLLKGTGIPEAVETDLANLQTEYRDVVLPFMRLHPDLWDPEQHTLDLYKSLVAFIMAYSFQEPLDDDDDDDDDEEDKVPNPPMMVPMADMLNHVSNHNANLEYMPDSLRMVAVRDVRAGEEVFNTYGQMANWQLLHMYGFVEPHQTNSNDTADVQTSSIYKAAEQLLLDEPGQGLLVEKWKLLCEMDMVGEKGTFIFGKTGCLTDTELYTTLKILCMQPELFVEFKENEGWEEAEDENEEEKITRSLSIEGLPALDCRWKQILHVSVGFTLDSYGEDIQTDRKLLGDETALANLSSRARRALHVRHGQKCILQKIWHLTQPTGATTQSLSDQS; encoded by the exons ATGGCAACGGATCCAAAAAGACCGAAG CTTGGTGAAGTTTGCGGGAGCGATGCCCCGTTGGCAAACTTTTTATCCTGGTGCGAGCGCGTCGGATTGACCCTCAGTCCCAAG GTTTATGTCAGCCGACGCGACACCGTGGCAGAGTATGGCATGCTGGCCAAGGAAGATATAGGAGAAGGCGAGGTGCTCTTCACCATACCCAGAGATGTTCTGCTCAGCCAAGATACCAGCAAGGTCAAATCTGTACTTGAACAGG GTAAGACGTCTCTGGAGAATGCGTCTGGCTGGGTCTCCCTCCTCTTGGCTCTGATGTACGAGTACACGCGTCCCCACTCCCACTGGAGGCCATACCTGTCGCTCTGGCCTGATTTCAAAGCCCTGGACCATCCCATGTTCTG GTCgagggaagagagggagagcctCTTAAAGGGGACAGGAATCCCAGAAGCGGTGGAGACGGACCTCGCGAACCTCCAGACGGAGTACAGAGATGTCGTGTTGCCATTCATGCGCTTACATCCAGACCTGTGGGACCCAGAGCAGCACACACTTGACCTTTACAAAAGCCTGGTGGCCTTTATAATGGCTTACAG ttttcaggAGCCtcttgatgatgatgatgatgatgatgatgatgaagaagataaGGTGCCCAACCCTCCGATGATGGTTCCAATGGCAGACATGCTAAACCACGTGTCTAATCACAATGCCAACTTGGAGTACATGCCA GACTCTCTGAGAATGGTGGCGGTTCGTGACGTCAGGGCGGGGGAAGAGGTGTTCAACACCTATGGCCAGATGGCCAACTGGCAGCTCCTGCACATGTACGGCTTTGTAGAACCACATCAGACCAACAGCAATGACACGGCGGACGTTCAGACGTCCAGCATATATAAAGCGGCCGAGCAGC TGTTGCTGGATGAACCAGGACAGGGACTCTTGGTGGAGAAGTGGAAGCTGCTGTGTGAAATGGACATGGTTGGTGAAAAGGGCACTTTCATCTTTGGCAAAACCGGGTGTCTTACAGACACTGAGCTCTACACAACACTTAAG ATTCTCTGCATGCAGCCGGAGTTGTTCGTGGAGTTCAAGGAAAATGAAGGCTGGGAGGAAGCTGAAGATGAGaatgaggaggaaaaaataacCCGGTCCCTCTCTATTGAGGGTCTCCCAGCACTAGACTGCAGGTGGAAGCAGATTCTGCATGTTTCAGTGGGCTTCACGCTGGACTCTTATGGAGAGGATATACAGACTGACCGGAAGCTTCTGGGGGATGAAACTGCTCTGGCTAATCTGAGCAGCAGGGCGAGGAGAGCCCTCCATGTGAGGCATGGACAGAAGTGCATCCTGCAGAAGATCTGGCATCTGACGCAGCCTACAGGAGCAACCACACAGTCCCTCTCGGACCAATCTTAA
- the setd6 gene encoding N-lysine methyltransferase setd6 isoform X2, which yields MLAKEDIGEGEVLFTIPRDVLLSQDTSKVKSVLEQGKTSLENASGWVSLLLALMYEYTRPHSHWRPYLSLWPDFKALDHPMFWSREERESLLKGTGIPEAVETDLANLQTEYRDVVLPFMRLHPDLWDPEQHTLDLYKSLVAFIMAYSFQEPLDDDDDDDDDEEDKVPNPPMMVPMADMLNHVSNHNANLEYMPDSLRMVAVRDVRAGEEVFNTYGQMANWQLLHMYGFVEPHQTNSNDTADVQTSSIYKAAEQLLLDEPGQGLLVEKWKLLCEMDMVGEKGTFIFGKTGCLTDTELYTTLKILCMQPELFVEFKENEGWEEAEDENEEEKITRSLSIEGLPALDCRWKQILHVSVGFTLDSYGEDIQTDRKLLGDETALANLSSRARRALHVRHGQKCILQKIWHLTQPTGATTQSLSDQS from the exons ATGCTGGCCAAGGAAGATATAGGAGAAGGCGAGGTGCTCTTCACCATACCCAGAGATGTTCTGCTCAGCCAAGATACCAGCAAGGTCAAATCTGTACTTGAACAGG GTAAGACGTCTCTGGAGAATGCGTCTGGCTGGGTCTCCCTCCTCTTGGCTCTGATGTACGAGTACACGCGTCCCCACTCCCACTGGAGGCCATACCTGTCGCTCTGGCCTGATTTCAAAGCCCTGGACCATCCCATGTTCTG GTCgagggaagagagggagagcctCTTAAAGGGGACAGGAATCCCAGAAGCGGTGGAGACGGACCTCGCGAACCTCCAGACGGAGTACAGAGATGTCGTGTTGCCATTCATGCGCTTACATCCAGACCTGTGGGACCCAGAGCAGCACACACTTGACCTTTACAAAAGCCTGGTGGCCTTTATAATGGCTTACAG ttttcaggAGCCtcttgatgatgatgatgatgatgatgatgatgaagaagataaGGTGCCCAACCCTCCGATGATGGTTCCAATGGCAGACATGCTAAACCACGTGTCTAATCACAATGCCAACTTGGAGTACATGCCA GACTCTCTGAGAATGGTGGCGGTTCGTGACGTCAGGGCGGGGGAAGAGGTGTTCAACACCTATGGCCAGATGGCCAACTGGCAGCTCCTGCACATGTACGGCTTTGTAGAACCACATCAGACCAACAGCAATGACACGGCGGACGTTCAGACGTCCAGCATATATAAAGCGGCCGAGCAGC TGTTGCTGGATGAACCAGGACAGGGACTCTTGGTGGAGAAGTGGAAGCTGCTGTGTGAAATGGACATGGTTGGTGAAAAGGGCACTTTCATCTTTGGCAAAACCGGGTGTCTTACAGACACTGAGCTCTACACAACACTTAAG ATTCTCTGCATGCAGCCGGAGTTGTTCGTGGAGTTCAAGGAAAATGAAGGCTGGGAGGAAGCTGAAGATGAGaatgaggaggaaaaaataacCCGGTCCCTCTCTATTGAGGGTCTCCCAGCACTAGACTGCAGGTGGAAGCAGATTCTGCATGTTTCAGTGGGCTTCACGCTGGACTCTTATGGAGAGGATATACAGACTGACCGGAAGCTTCTGGGGGATGAAACTGCTCTGGCTAATCTGAGCAGCAGGGCGAGGAGAGCCCTCCATGTGAGGCATGGACAGAAGTGCATCCTGCAGAAGATCTGGCATCTGACGCAGCCTACAGGAGCAACCACACAGTCCCTCTCGGACCAATCTTAA